One Tachysurus vachellii isolate PV-2020 chromosome 18, HZAU_Pvac_v1, whole genome shotgun sequence DNA segment encodes these proteins:
- the tnrc6c1 gene encoding trinucleotide repeat-containing gene 6C protein isoform X1 → MEEKKKKKQEEKKKKEVAQKKAAEKETKVPDSAKPSPAPLPPANPSTTNPSVPSASSSGANGKRAPSSTQQQPQSAVQRYPPREVPPRFRQHEHKQLLKRGQPLPPGNLAVVLPSSSSSTVQSFPSQSHPDLPLQSAHSAQYESPHWGHTPINSSATIVTTNNSGWDQLIIDKSDSEEWPSISHSESHIPAGCPSDTEIINSSTDSMSMATGGSQQGHFPTNHPSKASNSHSGGILSSQSGASRGWGSGPSPAIAGEGKGDSNSASMGARTWGSSNFNLNLNPNANPSAWPVLGHEGMGVGGSSGVSNQAPSNICSPPCAPSSGPSSSGNLIGDNGNSAGNSGNGNGSTAWGGMVSNDTAEPHSSSTNVSFSSEPQNLNTEGPNHTKQEPMSPANSMPNWNVNPVGMGSFVQSSTGSSQVNGEEGSVWGNGDAKSASSSKDSGWDSGSGWGQGVASATPGWGQATSNGDWGKHSTEPKGWESAGSPTQEQPLSSWGSGANAPASEGSSDSMDGHSHRRERSRDMAPPLLPAQDMDPRVLCNTGWGQTPVRQHTAWETEEAAHSNNKNDAGTEAWGSSSNAPHMAQPSSHGSVNPSSRPDSGGKSDAHRPAAATPSGWGPSPTQTCSGWGDNAKKPPIGSGGWGNPPQGGHSGNLQKSGQSWGSEDKSSNWDDSHSKAKSQGWGENPKPSHNWSSERGGDSGAGDEWGDSGEGKKNGPSSSSWEGDGTGWKESPRSWGKPSPGGGWGDEQRSNASTQGWRNKSQEGGNGSSTSASMGSWGGSGSVKSGSGWGGSNGGGVKHNHASEPTGWEEPSPPSIRRKMEIDDGTSAWGDPSSYNKTVNLWDRNNPGMQSKTGSGNANNPPSNHHHHTHHNQPPLQGHGHGGPAATNSHITPDNTSPHQVVAPHNRAPLMTTGWGEMPNVHSKPEPSWGEPVPSPASVDNGTSAWGKPPGGWSDSSPEGYGRGGGPPGSAPCKPASKTMQEGWGGGEDMNLSTGQWEQDEGDMWNSTASQESSSSCSSWGNQPKKGSQKTKVPNKQDDAWIMTRLIKQLTDMGFPRDPAEEALKSNNMNLDQAMTALLEKKTELDKRGLGISDYSNGLINKPMSCRPSIISKDSSSDRPAFMDKDGGLADDAQTSPFMPSPSLKLPMASAALPSQSIGVTMQNLNRQMQSGMFGSSGTAQTRALQQPPPQPAVPPLNSSQPSLRAQVPQFLSPQVQAQLLQFAAKNIGLNPALLTSPINPQHMTLLNQLYHLQLAYQRLQIQQQMLQAQRNVSGPIRQQEQQVARTINNMQQQIQQHQRQLAQVLLVKQQQQQQPPPSHPSLHPNTGKSALETFSSHQQASGLTVSDLPTKEPQSSPNTFSSYTLSGLNPNMNVNCMEVGGLSMKDSPQPQSRLSQWTHPNSMENLSGSSSPMEPGHSKHGAISAGPNLGASGKPTMDDSYNPYNLMQGTDSPASSLVTPDSWGQGKNNSDKMSNGTNISWPPEFCPGVPWKGLQNIDPETDPNVTPGSVPSGPTINTNIQDVNRYLLRDRSGGKLPDMKSTWSPGPISHTQASLSHELWKVPQGPRNTTAPTRPPPGLTNTKPSSTWGGNSLGLVPGWSGSYSSGTTWSTDSSNRTSSWLVLRNLTPQIDGSTLRTLCMQHGPLITFHLNLTQGNAVVRYSSKDEAGKAQKSLHMCVLGNTTILAEFAGEEEVNRFFAQGQSLTPTTSWQANPGTNQTRLGGGASANSHPIGHWNTAGLGGGGAGSAAKAGNELLWGGVQQYSSLWGPPSTEEGRVVGSPTPINTLLPGDLLSGESM, encoded by the exons atggaagaaaagaaaaagaaaaagcaagaggaaaagaagaaaaaggaagtcGCTCAGAAAAAG GCTGCTGAAAAGGAAACCAAAG TGCCAGACTCTGCCAAGCCAAGCCCTGCCCCTCTTCCCCCTGCCAACCCCAGCACTACCAACCCCTCTGTGCCCTCGGCCAGCAGCAGTGGTGCCAATGGCAAGCGTGCGCCCTCCAGCACTCAGCAGCAACCGCAGTCGGCAGTACAGCGATACCCACCTCGAGAGGTCCCACCACGTTTCCGCCAACACGAGCACAAGCAGCTACTGAAGAGAGGACAACCTCTGCCTCCTGGGAACCTCGCTGTTGTGCTGCCATCCTCAAGCAGTTCTACTGTGCAGTCCTTCCCCAGCCAGTCACACCCAG ACCTGCCCTTGCAGAGTGCCCATTCAGCACAGTATGAAAGTCCCCACTGGGGACATACACCAATCAACAGCAGTGCTACTATAGTCACAACCAATAACAGTGGCTGGGATCAACTGATTATAGACAAAAGTGATTCTGAGGAGTGGCCTTCTATTTCTCACAGCGAAAGCCACATCCCTGCAGGATGCCCATCAGATACTGAGATTATCAACAGCAGCACAGACAGCATGAGTATGGCCACAGGAGGCAGCCAGCAAGGACACTTTCCCACTAATCATCCCAGTAAAGCCAGTAACAGCCACTCAGGAGGTATCCTCTCCAGCCAGAGTGGGGCCAGTAGAGGCTGGGGCTCTGGTCCATCTCCTGCCATTGCTGGAGAGGGAAAGGGTGATAGCAACAGTGCATCAATGGGAGCCAGGACCTGGGGCTCCTCCAACTTTAACTTGAATTTGAATCCCAATGCTAACCCCTCTGCCTGGCCAGTCCTGGGACATGAGGGGATGGGCGTGGGTGGCAGCTCTGGAGTATCCAACCAAGCTCCGTCTAATATCTGCAGCCCACCGTGTGCTCCCTCCTCTGGACCGAGCAGTAGTGGAAATTTAATTGGCGACAATGGAAATTCTGCTGGAAACTCTGGTAACGGTAATGGCAGCACCGCTTGGGGTGGTATGGTGTCTAATGACACCGCTGAGCCACACTCCTCTTCCACGAATGTGTCTTTTAGCTCTGAACCTCAGAACCTTAACACTGAAGGACCAAATCACACTAAGCAGGAGCCCATGAGCCCTGCCAATAGTATGCCTAACTGGAATGTCAACCCTGTTGGCATGGGCTCTTTTGTCCAGTCTTCAACAGGAAGCTCACAGGTCAATGGGGAGGAGGGGTCTGTGTGGGGTAATGGAGATGCCAAATCTGCCAGTAGCTCTAAGGACTCTGGATGGGATTCAGGAAGTGGTTGGGGTCAAGGAGTAGCTTCAGCCACCCCTGGCTGGGGACAAGCCACATCCAATGGGGACTGGGGCAAGCATTCCACTGAACCTAAAGGGTGGGAGTCTGCAGGATCTCCCACTCAAGAGCAGCCACTAAGTTCTTGGGGCAGTGGGGCTAATGCTCCAGCTAGCGAGGGAAGCAGTGACAGCATGGATGGTCATTCTCACAGGAGGGAACGCTCAAGAGATATGGCCCCACCTCTCCTGCCTGCCCAGGACATGGACCCAAGAGTTCTGTGCAACACAGGATGGGGACAGACCCCAGTGCGTCAGCACACAGCATGGGAGACGGAAGAAGCCGCACACTCAAATAACAAGAATGATGCTGGTACAGAAGCATGGGGCTCATCTTCAAATGCACCTCATATGGCACAACCATCATCTCATGGTAGTGTCAATCCAAGTTCTCGACCTGATTCTGGGGGCAAGAGTGATGCACATCGCCCTGCAGCAGCAACTCCATCAGGCTGGGGACCGTCCCCCACTCAAACCTGCTCTGGATGGGGTGACAATGCCAAGAAACCCCCTATTGGTTCTGGGGGCTGGGGCAACCCACCACAAGGAGGCCACAGTGGCAACTTGCAAAAAAGTGGGCAGTCTTGGGGCTCTGAAGACAAATCTTCTAATTGGGATGACTCCCATTCCAAGGCTAAATCTCAGGGTTGGGGAGAGAACCCCAAGCCATCCCATAATTGGAGCAGTGAGCGAGGAGGGGACAGTGGAGCTGGAGATGAGTGGGGTGACTCTGGAGAAGGGAAGAAGAATGGGCCGTCCAGCTCTTCCTGGGAGGGAGATGGAACAGGGTGGAAAGAAAGCCCTCGTAGTTGGGGAAAGCCATCCCCAGGTGGTGGATGGGGAGATGAACAACGCTCCAATGCCTCAACACAGGGGTGGCGCAACAAGTCTCAGGAGGGTGGCAATGGCAGCAGTACTAGTGCGAGCATGGGTTCATGGGGAGGATCAGGCTCTGTCAAGAGTGGTTCAGGTTGGGGGGGAAGCAATGGGGGAGGAGTAAAACATAATCATGCTTCAGAGCCAACAGGATGGGAAGAGCCATCCCCACCGTCCATCCGACGCAAGATGGAAATTGATGATGGTACCTCAGCTTGGGGTGATCCAAGCAGTTATAATAAGACAGTTAACCTCTGGGACAGGAACAATCCTGGAATGCAGAGTAAAACAGGCTCTGGAAATGCCAACAATCCCCCCAGCAACCATCACCACCATACCCACCATAATCAGCCTCCGTTGCAGGGCCATGGACATGGAGGGCCAGCTGCAACCAACAGCCATATCACTCCTGACAATACAAGCCCGCACCAAGTTGTGGCTCCTCATAACAGAGCACCCCTGATGACAACAG GATGGGGGGAAATGCCTAATGTCCACTCCAAACCTGAGCCTTCATGGGGAGAGCCTGTACCTTCTCCAGCAAGCGTGGACAATGGCACATCAGCCTGGGGCAAACCCCCTGGGGGCTGGTCTGACAGTAGCCCTGAAGGCTATGGCCGAGGTGGAGGCCCACCAGGATCTGCCCCCTGCAAACCAG CCTCTAAAACTATGCAAGAAGGCTGGGGAGGTGGAGAGGACATGAACCTGTCGACAGGGCAGTGGGAGCAGGATGAGGGTGACATGTGGAACAGTACAGCCTCTCAGGAGAGCAGCTCATCCTGCAGTTCTTGGGGCAACCAGCCCAAGAAAGGTTCTCAGAAG ACGAAGGTTCCTAATAAACAAGATGATGCTTGGATTATGACCCGTCTGATTAAGCAGCTGACCGATATGGGTTTCCCT AGAGACCCTGCAGAGGAGGCTTTGAAGAGCAACAATATGAACTTGGACCAGGCTATGA CTGCCCTGTTAGAAAAGAAGACTGAATTAGATAAGCGAGGGTTGGGAATATCTGACTACAGTAATGGCCTCATCAACAAGCCAATGAGCTGCAGGCCTTCGATCATCTCCAAAGACTCCTCCTCAGACCGTCCTGCCTTCATGGACAAg GATGGGGGATTAGCGGACGATGCCCAAACTTCACCATTTATGCCTTCTCCCAGCCTGAAGCTCCCGATGGCTAGTGCTGCCCTCCCTAGCCAGAGTATTGGGGTCACAATGCAAAACTTGAACAGACAG ATGCAGAGTGGCATGTTTGGCAGTAGTGGAACAGCACAAACCCGGGCCCTGCAGCAGCCTCCTCCTCAGCCAGCAGTGCCACCTCTCAACTCCTCCCAGCCTAGTCTACGTGCTCAAGTGCCTCAGTTTCTCTCCCCTCAG GTTCAAGCACAGCTCTTACAGTTTGCAGCAAAAAACATTGGTCTCAACCCTGCACTTTTAACCTCACCAATAAACCCTCAGCATATGACCTTGTTGAACCAACTCTACCATCTGCAACTG GCATACCAGCGTTTACAAATTCAACAGCAGATGTTGCAGGCACAGCGTAACGTTTCTGGCCCTATCAGACAACAGGAGCAGCAA gttgcACGTACAATCAATAACATGCAGCAGCAGATCCAGCAACACCAGCGGCAGCTGGCCCAGGTTCTGCTggtaaagcagcagcagcagcagcagcctccTCCCTCTCATCCCAGCTTGCATCCCAACACAGGCAAATCAGCACTGGAAACGTTTTCATCACACCAACAGGCATCAGGCCTAACTGTCTCTGATCTGCCGACCAAAGAGCCGCAGTCGTCTCCCAACACATTCTCCTCTTACACTCTCT CTGGACTGAACCCCAACATGAATGTAAACTGCATGGAGGTGGGAGGTCTGTCCATGAAGGACTCTCCTCAGCCTCAGTCGCGCCTGTCACAGTGGACGCACCCCAACTCCATGGAGAATCTCTCTGGCAGCTCCTCACCTATGGAACCTGGCCACAGCAAGCATG gtGCCATCTCTGCAGGTCCAAACCTTGGTGCTTCCGGTAAACCCACTATGGACGACTCCTACAACCCGTATAACCTGATGCAGGGCACTGACTCTCCTGCCAGTTCACTGGTGACCCCAGACAGTTGGGGCCAGGGCAAGAATAATAGTGACAAGATGTCCAATGGGACCAACATCAGCTGGCCACCAG AGTTCTGCCCAGGAGTGCCCTGGAAAGGACTACAGAATATTGATCCTGAGACTGACCCCAATGTGACCCCAGGAAGTGTTCCCAGTGGCCccaccatcaacaccaacattcaGGATGTGAACCGCTACCTACTCAGAGACAGGAGTGGAG GCAAACTGCCAGACATGAAATCCACTTGGTCGCCAGGACCCATCTCACACACGCAGGCCTCGCTGTCCCATGAGCTGTGGAAGGTGCCGCAGGGACCAAGGAACACTACAGCCCCCACCCGTCCTCCACCTGGCCTGACCAATACCAAGCCCTCCTCCACCTGGGGGGGCAACAGCCTAGGCTTGGTGCCGGGCTGGAGTGGTTCTTACTCTTCAG gtACCACATGGAGCACAGACAGCTCCAACAGGACAAGCAGCTGGCTGGTTCTAAGGAACCTTACACCCCAG ATTGACGGCTCTACTCTGCGGACGCTGTGCATGCAGCACGGCCCCTTAATCACATTCCACCTCAACTTGACGCAGGGCAACGCCGTGGTGCGCTACAGCTCCAAGGACGAGGCTGGCAAAGCCCAGAAGTCCCTACACAT GTGTGTGCTGGGCAACACCACCATCCTAGCAGAATTCGCTGGAGAGGAGGAGGTGAACCGCTTCTTTGCACAGGGTCAATCCCTCACACCCACCACCAGCTGGCAGGCCAACCCGGGCACCAATCAGACGCGGCTGGGGGGTGGAGCATCTGCCAATTCGCACCCTATTGGCCACTGGAACACCGCCGGCCTGGGAGGAGGCGGAGCTGGCAGTGCAGCTAAGGCAGGCAACGAGCTGCTATGGGGGGGCGTACAGCAGTACTCTAGCCTTTGGGGGCCGCCCAGTACAGAGGAGGGCCGAGTGGTAGGCAGCCCAACCCCTATTAACACGCTGCTTCCAGGAGACCTGCTGAGCGGAGAGTCCATGTGA
- the tnrc6c1 gene encoding trinucleotide repeat-containing gene 6C protein isoform X2, protein MVGRLLSSDLPLQSAHSAQYESPHWGHTPINSSATIVTTNNSGWDQLIIDKSDSEEWPSISHSESHIPAGCPSDTEIINSSTDSMSMATGGSQQGHFPTNHPSKASNSHSGGILSSQSGASRGWGSGPSPAIAGEGKGDSNSASMGARTWGSSNFNLNLNPNANPSAWPVLGHEGMGVGGSSGVSNQAPSNICSPPCAPSSGPSSSGNLIGDNGNSAGNSGNGNGSTAWGGMVSNDTAEPHSSSTNVSFSSEPQNLNTEGPNHTKQEPMSPANSMPNWNVNPVGMGSFVQSSTGSSQVNGEEGSVWGNGDAKSASSSKDSGWDSGSGWGQGVASATPGWGQATSNGDWGKHSTEPKGWESAGSPTQEQPLSSWGSGANAPASEGSSDSMDGHSHRRERSRDMAPPLLPAQDMDPRVLCNTGWGQTPVRQHTAWETEEAAHSNNKNDAGTEAWGSSSNAPHMAQPSSHGSVNPSSRPDSGGKSDAHRPAAATPSGWGPSPTQTCSGWGDNAKKPPIGSGGWGNPPQGGHSGNLQKSGQSWGSEDKSSNWDDSHSKAKSQGWGENPKPSHNWSSERGGDSGAGDEWGDSGEGKKNGPSSSSWEGDGTGWKESPRSWGKPSPGGGWGDEQRSNASTQGWRNKSQEGGNGSSTSASMGSWGGSGSVKSGSGWGGSNGGGVKHNHASEPTGWEEPSPPSIRRKMEIDDGTSAWGDPSSYNKTVNLWDRNNPGMQSKTGSGNANNPPSNHHHHTHHNQPPLQGHGHGGPAATNSHITPDNTSPHQVVAPHNRAPLMTTGWGEMPNVHSKPEPSWGEPVPSPASVDNGTSAWGKPPGGWSDSSPEGYGRGGGPPGSAPCKPASKTMQEGWGGGEDMNLSTGQWEQDEGDMWNSTASQESSSSCSSWGNQPKKGSQKTKVPNKQDDAWIMTRLIKQLTDMGFPRDPAEEALKSNNMNLDQAMTALLEKKTELDKRGLGISDYSNGLINKPMSCRPSIISKDSSSDRPAFMDKDGGLADDAQTSPFMPSPSLKLPMASAALPSQSIGVTMQNLNRQMQSGMFGSSGTAQTRALQQPPPQPAVPPLNSSQPSLRAQVPQFLSPQVQAQLLQFAAKNIGLNPALLTSPINPQHMTLLNQLYHLQLAYQRLQIQQQMLQAQRNVSGPIRQQEQQVARTINNMQQQIQQHQRQLAQVLLVKQQQQQQPPPSHPSLHPNTGKSALETFSSHQQASGLTVSDLPTKEPQSSPNTFSSYTLSGLNPNMNVNCMEVGGLSMKDSPQPQSRLSQWTHPNSMENLSGSSSPMEPGHSKHGAISAGPNLGASGKPTMDDSYNPYNLMQGTDSPASSLVTPDSWGQGKNNSDKMSNGTNISWPPEFCPGVPWKGLQNIDPETDPNVTPGSVPSGPTINTNIQDVNRYLLRDRSGGKLPDMKSTWSPGPISHTQASLSHELWKVPQGPRNTTAPTRPPPGLTNTKPSSTWGGNSLGLVPGWSGSYSSGTTWSTDSSNRTSSWLVLRNLTPQIDGSTLRTLCMQHGPLITFHLNLTQGNAVVRYSSKDEAGKAQKSLHMCVLGNTTILAEFAGEEEVNRFFAQGQSLTPTTSWQANPGTNQTRLGGGASANSHPIGHWNTAGLGGGGAGSAAKAGNELLWGGVQQYSSLWGPPSTEEGRVVGSPTPINTLLPGDLLSGESM, encoded by the exons ATGGTCGGGAGGCTCCTCTCTTCAG ACCTGCCCTTGCAGAGTGCCCATTCAGCACAGTATGAAAGTCCCCACTGGGGACATACACCAATCAACAGCAGTGCTACTATAGTCACAACCAATAACAGTGGCTGGGATCAACTGATTATAGACAAAAGTGATTCTGAGGAGTGGCCTTCTATTTCTCACAGCGAAAGCCACATCCCTGCAGGATGCCCATCAGATACTGAGATTATCAACAGCAGCACAGACAGCATGAGTATGGCCACAGGAGGCAGCCAGCAAGGACACTTTCCCACTAATCATCCCAGTAAAGCCAGTAACAGCCACTCAGGAGGTATCCTCTCCAGCCAGAGTGGGGCCAGTAGAGGCTGGGGCTCTGGTCCATCTCCTGCCATTGCTGGAGAGGGAAAGGGTGATAGCAACAGTGCATCAATGGGAGCCAGGACCTGGGGCTCCTCCAACTTTAACTTGAATTTGAATCCCAATGCTAACCCCTCTGCCTGGCCAGTCCTGGGACATGAGGGGATGGGCGTGGGTGGCAGCTCTGGAGTATCCAACCAAGCTCCGTCTAATATCTGCAGCCCACCGTGTGCTCCCTCCTCTGGACCGAGCAGTAGTGGAAATTTAATTGGCGACAATGGAAATTCTGCTGGAAACTCTGGTAACGGTAATGGCAGCACCGCTTGGGGTGGTATGGTGTCTAATGACACCGCTGAGCCACACTCCTCTTCCACGAATGTGTCTTTTAGCTCTGAACCTCAGAACCTTAACACTGAAGGACCAAATCACACTAAGCAGGAGCCCATGAGCCCTGCCAATAGTATGCCTAACTGGAATGTCAACCCTGTTGGCATGGGCTCTTTTGTCCAGTCTTCAACAGGAAGCTCACAGGTCAATGGGGAGGAGGGGTCTGTGTGGGGTAATGGAGATGCCAAATCTGCCAGTAGCTCTAAGGACTCTGGATGGGATTCAGGAAGTGGTTGGGGTCAAGGAGTAGCTTCAGCCACCCCTGGCTGGGGACAAGCCACATCCAATGGGGACTGGGGCAAGCATTCCACTGAACCTAAAGGGTGGGAGTCTGCAGGATCTCCCACTCAAGAGCAGCCACTAAGTTCTTGGGGCAGTGGGGCTAATGCTCCAGCTAGCGAGGGAAGCAGTGACAGCATGGATGGTCATTCTCACAGGAGGGAACGCTCAAGAGATATGGCCCCACCTCTCCTGCCTGCCCAGGACATGGACCCAAGAGTTCTGTGCAACACAGGATGGGGACAGACCCCAGTGCGTCAGCACACAGCATGGGAGACGGAAGAAGCCGCACACTCAAATAACAAGAATGATGCTGGTACAGAAGCATGGGGCTCATCTTCAAATGCACCTCATATGGCACAACCATCATCTCATGGTAGTGTCAATCCAAGTTCTCGACCTGATTCTGGGGGCAAGAGTGATGCACATCGCCCTGCAGCAGCAACTCCATCAGGCTGGGGACCGTCCCCCACTCAAACCTGCTCTGGATGGGGTGACAATGCCAAGAAACCCCCTATTGGTTCTGGGGGCTGGGGCAACCCACCACAAGGAGGCCACAGTGGCAACTTGCAAAAAAGTGGGCAGTCTTGGGGCTCTGAAGACAAATCTTCTAATTGGGATGACTCCCATTCCAAGGCTAAATCTCAGGGTTGGGGAGAGAACCCCAAGCCATCCCATAATTGGAGCAGTGAGCGAGGAGGGGACAGTGGAGCTGGAGATGAGTGGGGTGACTCTGGAGAAGGGAAGAAGAATGGGCCGTCCAGCTCTTCCTGGGAGGGAGATGGAACAGGGTGGAAAGAAAGCCCTCGTAGTTGGGGAAAGCCATCCCCAGGTGGTGGATGGGGAGATGAACAACGCTCCAATGCCTCAACACAGGGGTGGCGCAACAAGTCTCAGGAGGGTGGCAATGGCAGCAGTACTAGTGCGAGCATGGGTTCATGGGGAGGATCAGGCTCTGTCAAGAGTGGTTCAGGTTGGGGGGGAAGCAATGGGGGAGGAGTAAAACATAATCATGCTTCAGAGCCAACAGGATGGGAAGAGCCATCCCCACCGTCCATCCGACGCAAGATGGAAATTGATGATGGTACCTCAGCTTGGGGTGATCCAAGCAGTTATAATAAGACAGTTAACCTCTGGGACAGGAACAATCCTGGAATGCAGAGTAAAACAGGCTCTGGAAATGCCAACAATCCCCCCAGCAACCATCACCACCATACCCACCATAATCAGCCTCCGTTGCAGGGCCATGGACATGGAGGGCCAGCTGCAACCAACAGCCATATCACTCCTGACAATACAAGCCCGCACCAAGTTGTGGCTCCTCATAACAGAGCACCCCTGATGACAACAG GATGGGGGGAAATGCCTAATGTCCACTCCAAACCTGAGCCTTCATGGGGAGAGCCTGTACCTTCTCCAGCAAGCGTGGACAATGGCACATCAGCCTGGGGCAAACCCCCTGGGGGCTGGTCTGACAGTAGCCCTGAAGGCTATGGCCGAGGTGGAGGCCCACCAGGATCTGCCCCCTGCAAACCAG CCTCTAAAACTATGCAAGAAGGCTGGGGAGGTGGAGAGGACATGAACCTGTCGACAGGGCAGTGGGAGCAGGATGAGGGTGACATGTGGAACAGTACAGCCTCTCAGGAGAGCAGCTCATCCTGCAGTTCTTGGGGCAACCAGCCCAAGAAAGGTTCTCAGAAG ACGAAGGTTCCTAATAAACAAGATGATGCTTGGATTATGACCCGTCTGATTAAGCAGCTGACCGATATGGGTTTCCCT AGAGACCCTGCAGAGGAGGCTTTGAAGAGCAACAATATGAACTTGGACCAGGCTATGA CTGCCCTGTTAGAAAAGAAGACTGAATTAGATAAGCGAGGGTTGGGAATATCTGACTACAGTAATGGCCTCATCAACAAGCCAATGAGCTGCAGGCCTTCGATCATCTCCAAAGACTCCTCCTCAGACCGTCCTGCCTTCATGGACAAg GATGGGGGATTAGCGGACGATGCCCAAACTTCACCATTTATGCCTTCTCCCAGCCTGAAGCTCCCGATGGCTAGTGCTGCCCTCCCTAGCCAGAGTATTGGGGTCACAATGCAAAACTTGAACAGACAG ATGCAGAGTGGCATGTTTGGCAGTAGTGGAACAGCACAAACCCGGGCCCTGCAGCAGCCTCCTCCTCAGCCAGCAGTGCCACCTCTCAACTCCTCCCAGCCTAGTCTACGTGCTCAAGTGCCTCAGTTTCTCTCCCCTCAG GTTCAAGCACAGCTCTTACAGTTTGCAGCAAAAAACATTGGTCTCAACCCTGCACTTTTAACCTCACCAATAAACCCTCAGCATATGACCTTGTTGAACCAACTCTACCATCTGCAACTG GCATACCAGCGTTTACAAATTCAACAGCAGATGTTGCAGGCACAGCGTAACGTTTCTGGCCCTATCAGACAACAGGAGCAGCAA gttgcACGTACAATCAATAACATGCAGCAGCAGATCCAGCAACACCAGCGGCAGCTGGCCCAGGTTCTGCTggtaaagcagcagcagcagcagcagcctccTCCCTCTCATCCCAGCTTGCATCCCAACACAGGCAAATCAGCACTGGAAACGTTTTCATCACACCAACAGGCATCAGGCCTAACTGTCTCTGATCTGCCGACCAAAGAGCCGCAGTCGTCTCCCAACACATTCTCCTCTTACACTCTCT CTGGACTGAACCCCAACATGAATGTAAACTGCATGGAGGTGGGAGGTCTGTCCATGAAGGACTCTCCTCAGCCTCAGTCGCGCCTGTCACAGTGGACGCACCCCAACTCCATGGAGAATCTCTCTGGCAGCTCCTCACCTATGGAACCTGGCCACAGCAAGCATG gtGCCATCTCTGCAGGTCCAAACCTTGGTGCTTCCGGTAAACCCACTATGGACGACTCCTACAACCCGTATAACCTGATGCAGGGCACTGACTCTCCTGCCAGTTCACTGGTGACCCCAGACAGTTGGGGCCAGGGCAAGAATAATAGTGACAAGATGTCCAATGGGACCAACATCAGCTGGCCACCAG AGTTCTGCCCAGGAGTGCCCTGGAAAGGACTACAGAATATTGATCCTGAGACTGACCCCAATGTGACCCCAGGAAGTGTTCCCAGTGGCCccaccatcaacaccaacattcaGGATGTGAACCGCTACCTACTCAGAGACAGGAGTGGAG GCAAACTGCCAGACATGAAATCCACTTGGTCGCCAGGACCCATCTCACACACGCAGGCCTCGCTGTCCCATGAGCTGTGGAAGGTGCCGCAGGGACCAAGGAACACTACAGCCCCCACCCGTCCTCCACCTGGCCTGACCAATACCAAGCCCTCCTCCACCTGGGGGGGCAACAGCCTAGGCTTGGTGCCGGGCTGGAGTGGTTCTTACTCTTCAG gtACCACATGGAGCACAGACAGCTCCAACAGGACAAGCAGCTGGCTGGTTCTAAGGAACCTTACACCCCAG ATTGACGGCTCTACTCTGCGGACGCTGTGCATGCAGCACGGCCCCTTAATCACATTCCACCTCAACTTGACGCAGGGCAACGCCGTGGTGCGCTACAGCTCCAAGGACGAGGCTGGCAAAGCCCAGAAGTCCCTACACAT GTGTGTGCTGGGCAACACCACCATCCTAGCAGAATTCGCTGGAGAGGAGGAGGTGAACCGCTTCTTTGCACAGGGTCAATCCCTCACACCCACCACCAGCTGGCAGGCCAACCCGGGCACCAATCAGACGCGGCTGGGGGGTGGAGCATCTGCCAATTCGCACCCTATTGGCCACTGGAACACCGCCGGCCTGGGAGGAGGCGGAGCTGGCAGTGCAGCTAAGGCAGGCAACGAGCTGCTATGGGGGGGCGTACAGCAGTACTCTAGCCTTTGGGGGCCGCCCAGTACAGAGGAGGGCCGAGTGGTAGGCAGCCCAACCCCTATTAACACGCTGCTTCCAGGAGACCTGCTGAGCGGAGAGTCCATGTGA